In Deinococcus irradiatisoli, the genomic stretch CTTGCTGACGCTGCTGTTCGGCCCCGCCGTGCAGCGCCAATTCCACGTGCGCTACTGGGACGGCACCCTGGAAGGCCCGCCCCGGCCTACGCCCGCCACGCTGGTGCTCAAGGTGCCCCAGGCGCTGCGGCGGATGCTGCTGCCGCCCTCGGACCTGGCCCTCGGTGAGGCCTACATCTTCGGCGATTTCGATGTCGAGGGCAATCTGGAGCACCTGCTGGCGCAGGCGGTCTCGCTCGGCGACAAACTGCTCAACCCGCTCGTCGCCGCCCAAGTGTTCGCGCTGCTGCTGGGCCTGCCCGGCGAGCCCCGCCCCGCGCCGCGCCCGGCCTTCGAGAGCAGGAACCCGGCACATACCAAGGACCGCGATGCGAGCGCCATCCGCTACCACTACGACGTGGGCAACGACTTCTACGCCACCTGGCTCGACGAAAAGATGGTGTATTCCTGCGCCTATTTCGCCACCGGAGAGGAAACGCTCGAAGAAGCCCAGACCATCAAGCTCGACCGGATCTGCCGCAAGTTGCGCCTCAAGGAAGGCGAGCATCTGCTCGATATCGGCTGCGGCTGGGGCGGGCTGGCGATCTACGCTGCCAAAAACTACGGCGTGCGGGTCACCGGCATTACCCTCAGCCCAGCGCAGGCCGAGGTGGCGCGGGCGCGGGCCGAGGCGGCCGGCGTCGGCGACAAGGTCAGCATCGAGATTCGCGATTACCGCGACCTGGAGCCGACCACCCGCTACGACAAGGTGGCGAGCGTGGGCATGTTCGAGCACGTCGGCCTGGCCAAAATGCCGCAGTATTTCGCCCAGATCTACCGCCTGCTCAAGCCCGGCGGTCTGGTGCTCAATCACGGCATCGTCAAGGAGATCACCCCGGCCTTCGTGCACTGGGGCTTCGGTTTGCTGGAGCGCTACCTCAACAGCCGTTCGTTCATCCAGAACTACGTGTTTCCCGACGGCGAACTGAGCCGCCTGAGCGAAGTGAACCTGCGCGCCGAGCACGCCGGCTTCGAGATTCGCGACGCCGAGAACATGCGCGAGCACTACGCCCTGACCCTGCGCGAGTGGGTCCGGCGGCTCGAAACCCACCACCAGGAGCTGCTGGATCGCGGTCTGGTCGATGAAGTCACTTACCGCATCTGGCGCCTGTACATGTCCGGCAGCGCCCAGTCGTTCGCCGCCGGGCGCATCGGGGTGGTGCAGACGCTGCTCGCCAAGCCCTGGCCGGGCGGTGAGGCCGGGTTGCCGCTAAATCGCCGCGACATCGAGCTGGAGCGGGCCTAGTCAGGTTCTGACTCCAGCATCTTGCGCCAGCTCTCCGGGTCTTCGCCGACCGCCAGGACCTTGCCGCCGCGCACCAGCGGCAGCTTGAGGGCGGCGGGAAACTCGGCCAGCTTGCTCAGAAAGCCCTCTTCCGATAAGCGCAGGTACGGCAGGCCCGATTCCTCGTAGGCCTTGCCGGCCTTGTCGAGCACGCCGTCGGGACCGAACTTCTGCTGAAAGCGGGCCAGTTCGCCTTTGCTGATCGGCTTGCTGGCCAGGTCCACGAAATGCACCTTGACGCGCCGCTCCTTGAAAAAACGCTCGGCGGCGCGGGTGGCCGCCGATTTCTTGAGACCGAACATCTGCACCGTGACTTCAGGCATGCCCCGAGTGTAGGGCGGGGGCCGCCGCAGAGAAAGCAGAGAGCACTACCGCACTGTGCCGTCCAGCGCCGCGAGTTTGGCGCCGTCGGGGCTGCCCAGGCCGGTGCAGGCGTCCCAGCCCTGGCCGGCGGCGTAGGCGCCGTTGTTGCCGTCCACGATGTCGCGCACCGGGGTATTCAGGTACAGCAGAGGGTTGAGAAACCCCAGCGGGCGGCCCAGCCGGGCGTTCAGCCGCGCCACCAGCCCGGCCCACAGCGGCGACACGGCGCTGGTGCCGCCGATGACCATGTTCTGCCCGTCGACGCGGACCTGGTAGCCGGTGAGCGGATCGGCCACCGCCGAGATGTCCGGCACGCCGCGCCCGACCGGGTGGCCGGGATTGACCGAGGGCGGCACCCCGGCGCCCTGCTGGTAGTCGGGCAGGCCGAACACCTCGCTTACCCCGCCCCCGGTGGCGCCGTGCCCCGGCTCGTTCCAGACCACCTCGCGGGTAATCTGCCCGGCCGCCGCTTCCAGCCGGGTGCCGCCGCAGGCCGTGGCCCAGGGACTCGATGCCGGAAAGTCGGCGTGGGCCAGCCCGTCGCCCACCCGGTCGCCGGAGCCGTCGTCGCCGGCCGCGCACAGCACCGTGACGCCCAGCATGGCCGCTTCCTGAAAAGCGCTGTTCATCGCCTGCATCGCCTGCAGGGTCCACTGCGGTTCGGCCGCGCCCCAGCTGATCGACACGATGCTGGGTTTGCGCCGGGCGTCGTGCACGGCGGTGGTGAGGGCGTTGAGAAACCCGGCGTCGGTGTTGGGCGCGAAATACACCGCGATGTGCGCGCCGGGCGCGATGGCCCCCGCCACCTCGATGTCGAGCATCACCTCGCCGTCGGCGCTGCCGGGGTCGTGGCTGGGCGCGTTGCGGCCGCCGTCCACGCTCACGGCCGTGACCCGGGGCGTGGGCAGGCCCAGACCGGCGAAGTAGGCCTTGAGGTCGGCCTTGCGGTAACCGCCGCCGAGTTCGAGGATGGCGATGGTCTGCCCGGCCCCGTCGCCAGCCGGAAAGCCGTAGAGTTCGGCGAGTTCGGGCGGCGTGAAACTGCTGCTGGCGGCGTGTGGAAAGGCCACGCCCGGCTGGCCCACCGGCGCGGCCAGCCGAAACTGCGGATGCGCCTGCGGGCGGTTGTCGAGGCCGAACACGCCCTCCACCACGCCCTGAAGCTCCGGCGGCAGGTTCACCGGGCCGCTGCGCCCCCGGAACGTCACGCTGCCGGCGCCGTACAGGGTCAGCGACACGCCGAACGCGCCCTGAAGTTGCGCCGCCGTGCCGCGCAGAATGACGCTGCGGCGGGCGGCGCTGACTTCCACCACGCTCAGTTCGTGGTCATGGGCGAACTGCTCCACCCGGGCGATGTCGCTTTCCGAGGCGCCGTATTGGCGGGCAAACGCTTCGCGGCTCATCGGCGCGGCTTGCAGGCGCGGCTGCATCTGCGGTCCGCGCAGGCGCAAAGTCACGTCGAGTTCGCTTTCCGGCGGCGTCGGGCCGAGCGGCCGGGCGTTCTGGGGCAGCGTGCGGACGCTGCCGCCGAGCGGTTGTGGAGGCGGCGCAGTCTCTGTCTGATCGTCGGCCATAGGGTCCCCCCGGCAGCCCGGGCCGCCAATGACGTTCGGCCGGCCGCCGCCTCAAAGTGTAGGTCCGGTCAGATCAAAGCGGTGTCAAACAGAGCGGGAGCGCTTCAGCACGCTCCCGCCCTACCTGACTCGCCGGGCCTCAGGCGCCGTACTTTTGCAACTTCAGCGCGTTGGCCATCAGCAGCGGCATGATATCGGTGCCTTTCCTGAGGCCCAGGCTGCCCCGGAGCGCTTCGTCCTCGGTGTAGCGCTGGGCCAGGTCCTTGCGACCGTACGGGCTGCGAATCAGCAGCGGCACCGGATGCCACGAGTGGGTGGCGAGCTTGCTGGGGGTGCTGTGGTCGCCCACGATGCACAGCACGTCGGGCTCCAGCGCCAGCAGTTCGGGCAGCAGGGCGTCGAACAGCTCGACTTTCTTGACCTTGGCCTTGAAGTCGCCGTCCTCGCCGGTGGAATCGGTCTTCTTGATGTGGAAGTAAAAGAAGTCGTACTCGCCCCAGGCCTGCTTGAGCGCCTCGACCTTGCCGCTGAGGGCGTCTTCCTCGCCCTCGACCTCCAGCACGTCCATGCCGACCAGCGAGGCCAGTCCCTTGTACATCGGGTACGAAGCGATGCAGGCGGCGTTGAGCTGGTAGATGTCGTCGAAGCTGGGAAAGTGCGGCACGTCCGAGTAGCCCCGGAACAGCACGCCGTTGACCTGCGTTTCATCCTTGAGGAGGGCCTCGGCCTGCTGCACGAAGCGGTTGACCAGCTGGGCGGTGGTCTGGCTGGCCTCGTCGTGGGCCTCGGCGGTCATCGGCTGCACGCCGGTCGCCTGCGGGTCCACGTCGCTGAGGTTGGCGCCCAGCGGCGTGCCCTGCGCCCGGAACACCACCACGAAGCGGTGCTCGCTCTCGGTGTAGATTTCCACCGGAATGCCGTCGATGCTCTGGATGCCGGCCCGGAGTTTTTTCACGATCTCGGCGTTCTTCTCATCGCTGGGCCGCCCGGCGCGGCGGTCCTTGATGATCCGGTCGCCCTCCAGGGTGGCGAAGTTGCCGCGCACCGCCACGTCGCCGGCATTCAGCTTCACCCCGATGCCCACCGCGCTCAGCGCGCCCCGGCCCACCACGAACTTGATCGGGTCGTAGCCGAACAGGCTCAGGTGGCCCGGGCCGGAGCCGGGGGTGATGCCGGCGCCCACCAGTTCCACCAGGCCCAGCTGCGACTCGGCGGCCAGCGCGTCGAGGTTGGGGGTCTTGGCCGTCGCCAGTTCGGTGTCGCCGCCGAGGGCCATCGGCAGGCCGCCCACGCCGTCGAGCACGACCATCAGAATCTTCTCGTCGGTTTTCTTGGCCAGTTCACGGATGGTGTCAATCATGCCCCGAGTCTACGCCGGGCCTGTCAGGCCGGAAGGGGGGCTGTCTGAAGGGCGGGAAGGTGGGCTTCCTCGGCAATACCCCTTCAGTGCAGCAGCGTCATTCTCAGCAGGCCGTAGAGAGCCAGCACGGCGCCCAGCACCTGAATCCAGCGCTCGCCCTTGGCGTACCAGAAAGCGAGCAGGCCCAGCAGCACGAACATGGCCCCGATCAGGACGCTGGCGAGGGGGTCGCCGTAGCGGTTGGCGGCCGCGTAGAGGCCGAAGCCGATCGCCAGGCCCAGCATGCCCAGCACCGGGCGCAGGAGGTTCATGGCGCTCAGTCTAGCCGCCCTGGTGGACAATCGGCAGCGCGTCCGGTAAGCGCCACCACGTCAGGTCGAGCTGCGGCCACAAGCTCAGCGCCAGCTCCGGGCCGCCCTCCAGGGTTTCGAGCACGCGCCCCACCTCGCGCCAGACGCCGGCCCGGAACGGCTGCAGGTGTGCTTCGCCGAGCGCGTCCTCCACCCAGCCGAGCGCCGCGGCGGTGGGGCCGCTGTGCAGCTGAACCTGAACCTCCAGCGCGATCAGCTGCGCCTGCAACCCCGGATCGGCGCCGGACGGACCGCTGGAAGAAACGCGGCGCAGCAGCGCGTGGGCGCGGTTGATCTCGCCCAGCGCGGGTGCGGGCTGCTGGCCGCGCAGCAGCGCTTCGGCCTGGCTGGCCCGCGCCTGGGCCTCGGCGTAGGGGTGGTCGGTCATCGCCAGGGCACGCTCGGCGAAGGCCAGGGCCTGCAAGGGGTCCGGTTCGCACAGCGCGCGCGAGAGCAGCATGTCGAAGGTCAGCACCTGTTCGCGGTCGGCCGGGCCGGGCGGGGCCCCCAGCAAGCGGTCCAGCAACGCCCGCGCCCGCTGCAAGTCGGCATGGTCGTATTCGGAACCGCGTAGGGGGTGCAGGTAGGGGGTGCCCAGGCCGCGCGCCAGATACAGCAGCGCCGTGCGGTAGTGGGTGCGCCGTAAGCGGTAGGTCGCCTCGGCCCGCCGCAAGCCGGGTTCGGTCAGCAGCGCCAGGGCCTGCACCGCCGCCGCGCGCGCCTGGGGCCAGTCCTCCAGCGCCAGCAGCAGCGGAATGCTCTCGCTGGCGATGCGGGAGCGCAGCACCGGGTCGGCGTCCTGGGCGAGAAGCTGGGCTTCCCGGCTGCGTGCCAGCGCCGAAGGCAGCTGCCCGAGTCGCCGCAGGGCGGTGGCGCAGCGGGCCTCCACCCGGGCGCGCTCCTCAGGCGCGGCGCCTTCGAGGTTCAGGCGCTCGGCGGCGCCGTCCAGGGCCGCGTAGGCGGCGGCCACCTGCCCCAGCCGCAGGCGTAGGTCGCCTTCCTGGGCGCGGGCGCGGGCATACAGCAGCGGGGAGGTCGGCGGCACCTCGGCCAGATGGCGCAGCGCGCCGCTCCACTGTCCGGCGTCCTTGGCGATCAGGCCGCGCCACAGGTGTGCCCGGGCGCCGCCCACGTCGGTGCGCGGGTCCTGGGCGCGGGCGCTGGCGGCGGCAAAGTCGCCCTGCCAGCGCAGCAGGGCCGCCTCGATCAGCAGGGCGTCGGCCTGCGCCGCCGTGTGCCAGCTGTCCGGCGACCAGGCCGGTTCACGCCCCAGTTCGAGGTGCACTTCCGGCTGCGCCAGCTGCGCGGCGGCGGCCTCGAAGTTGCCGGCGTCCACGCTGCTCTCGGCCAGCTTGATGCGGCCCCACAGGCGCGCGCCCGCGTCCTGGGCTTCCAGCAAGCTGAACAGGGCGTCGCGGGCCTGCGGGTGGTCGTAGCGGCCCAGCTGGGCGTGGTGCGTCACCACCCAGCGGGCCACCGAGGCCTGAATCTCCGGCGGCGCCTGCTCGCGCACCCGGCGCCACACTGCGGCGGCCTGAAGCGCCTGGGCCGGGTGCCGCGAGAGCCAGCCGGTCAGGGCCGACCACTCGCCCAGTTCGCTCAGCGCCCGCAGGTGCCAGGCGGCCCATTCGGGCCGTGAGCGGGTGCGCTCGGCCAGGTTCTGCCGGGCCTGACGCAGCAGGGCCGGGTCTGGCTGCGCGGCGTCTTGCAGCAGCGCCCACGACACCGGGCGCGGCTCGGCCGGATTGACCTCGTCGATCAGGGCGCGCAGGTGCGGCGGCAAGTCTTCCAGGGAATGCCCCAGCGCCGCCTCGACGATGAAGCGGGGCGCGCTGGGGGCTCCGCCGAGCGCCACCTGCAGGGCGGCCAACACCCCGGCGGCGCCGGGATGCCCCAGCAGCCGGGCGGCGGCTAGCGGCGCTCCGCTGCCCACACTCGCCAGCAGCGCCAGCCGGTCGAGGTGCCGCCCGGTCTGCTTGACCAGCGCCTCGGCCTGGGGTTCGCTGACCGCGAGCTTGCTCATCAGGTAGCGCCGGGCCTCGCCGGGGGTCGGCGGCGTCAGCCGGATCAGCTGGGCCTGGTCTTCCTCGCTCAGGCCGCGTTCGTCTTCGAGGGCCAGCAGCACCGCCAGCCCGGCAGGCGCGCGGCGCAGCAGGTGGTCGGCGGCCCAGGCGGCCGGGCTGAGCGGCGTGCCGTCGGCCTGTCTGGGAGGCAAACCGGCGAAGTGCCCGCTGGCGGCGCGAATCAGCAGGGCGCCGCGCCCGGCCTTCAGGCAGCCGGCCAGAAAGCGCTGGGCGGCCTGGGCCTGCTGCTCGGCCTGCACCGCGAACGGCAGACTGGAACGCAGCCCGCTGGCGCCCAGCGCGGCGCTCCACTCCTCGCCGAGCAGCAGGCGCGTTACCGGCAAGCTGCTTTCCTGCTCGGCAATGGCGCGCTCCAGATGCTCGATGAGTAAGGTCTTGCCCACGCCGGCCTTGCCCGACACCAGCAGCCTGGGGGTGCGACCGGCGCGCAGGGCGTTCATAAAGCTGCGAAAAACGCGCTTCTTGCTGCGGCCCAGCAGTTCGAGGTCGGCCGGCAAGCTGGCCGGTAAGGTCAGCGGCGGCGCGCTCAGCCCCGCCTGCACGTACAGCTCGCTGAGAATGGCGTAGAGCGCCCGCTTGTCGGCGGAGGTGCCCACATCGCGGTAAATGATGTTGCGCACCGAGGCGCTGGCGGCCCCGCGCGCCCGCATGGCTTCTTCCAGCCAGCGCAGCGAACCGCGCACGCCCCACTCGCCGCGCTCGTTCGGCAGGTGCGTCCGCAGCGTCGCCAGCATCTCACGCCAATTCACGCTGATGGTGTTGTATCAGAAAGGTCTACCCGTCCGGCGCTCGGTAGGGTGTTCCTGCCTGGGGAGCAACCGGGTGGGGTGCGGGTTGGTCGGGCGCGGTGGGGTCAGGTACGCGTCAAGCTCGGTTCGCTATACTTGGTTCAGCCATTTTCCCTCAATCCTTCTCCGGCTGCTTGTCAGCCCTGCCTTTTGGAGGCCTTCACTATGCCCAAGCGCACCCTGCTGATGACCCTGACCGCCCTCCTCATTGGCGCCGCTGCCGCCGCCGATCTGCCGGACGCCCAGGCGCTCCTCGACCAAGGCAAATGGCAGGAAGCGGCCAACCTGGCCGGCAGCTTCAAAACCGCCGAAGGGTACGCGCTGGCGGCCCAGGCCTACACCCTCGGCGCGGCGCTGGTGCCGGACAACCAGAAAAAAGCCCAGTTCCAGCAGGCCCAGGCGCTCGCCAGGCAGGGCATCGCCGCCGACGCCAACAGTGCCAACGCCCACTTCGAACTGGCCCGCGCCGACGGCCGGCTGGCCCAGTACAGCGGCATCCTGCAGAGCCTGGGGCTGGCCGGCGAGGTCAAGCGCGAACTCGACACGGCGATCAAGCTCAACAAAAATCTGGCCGGCGCCTACGTGGCGCTGGGCCTGTGGCACGCCGAGCTGACCGCCAAGGGCTTTATCACCACCCAGGCCACCGGCGCGCGGCGCGATCAGATTGCGCCGAACTTCGAGAAGGCCATCGCGCTGGAGCCCAACGTCGCCAGCCACAAAATGGAGTACGCCAACGCCCTGCTGCTGCAAAACAACAAGGCGGCTGCACGTGAGCAGCTGCAGAAAATGGTCACCATTCCCGCCGTGACCTTCTGGCAAAAGCGCGATCTGGAAACGAGCAAAGCCAAACTCGCCAGCTTGAAGTAGGCCGCGAGTCCGGCGCCCAACAAGGACAAGGCCCGCGCTGCATGGCGGGCCTTGTCCTTGTGCTCTGTTCTTGTTCGTTCGCGGCGCGTTACTGCTGCGGCTGCAAGTTGAGCTGCACTTCCTTGCCTTTTTCGTACTGGCAGGCAAACGGCACCGTCTGGGAAGCGAAGCCCTCGCGGCTGAGCTTCACCTGGCTGACCATCGACCAGCCCGGCACCCGTGCCGGCAGGCTGGTGGCGCCGGCCGCCGGCTGAGGCTGCACGCCCTCGCTGACAGAGCTGACGATGTCGCGGGCATTGTAGGCCGCGTCGATCTTGGCGCCGCCGGGCTGCTTGGCAAAGGCGTCGAGCTGCTCGGTCATCTTGTCTTTGCAAAACTCGATGAACTTGTACTTGCTGATGCCGTTGGTGGCCGCGTCACTGTAAAGCGGATTGTTGCGAATGGCCAGCGCCGTCACGAAGCCGAGCAGCGCCACCGACAGGACGATGGCCAGCCAGAGCAGGCCCCGTCCCATCGAGCCGTGACGCTTGTTGCGTTGATTGGAAGTGAGTTGACTCATCGTGCCGCCCAGCATAGCGCGACCGTTCCGGGCATGCTGTTGGCCGGCGCTCCATTCACACGCCGGGCAGGTACGCCGACACCGCGCCGATCAGGTCGCGCGCAGTCAGGTCCAGGCGAATCGGGGTGACGCTGACGTACCCGTCTTCCACCGCGCCGAAATCGGTGTCGCTGGCGTACTCGGCGCGCGGTTTGCCCGACACCCAGTGGTACTCGCGGCCCTCCGGGTCGTGGCGGGTGATCAGGGTGTCCTCGTAGCGGTGATCCGAGAGCCGGGTGACGCACGCGCCCTTGATCTGCGGCGGAATGTTGACGTTGAGAAAGGTGCGCGGCGGCAGGCCGTGCTCGAGCACCTGCGCCACCAGTTTGGCGGCGTACTCGGCGCCGGGCGCGAAATCGTACTCGCCGCCGGCGCTGATCTGGCTCAGGGCGATGGCCGGCAGGCCCAGCGACACCCCCTCGATGGCCGCCGCCACCGTGCCGGAATGGGTCAGGTCGTCGCCCATGTTGGCGCCGAGGTTGATGCCGCTGACCACCATGTCGGGGCGGCCCAGCAAATTGACGCCCAGCACCACGCAGTCGGCCGGCGTGCCGTCGACCCGGTAGGCCGGAATGTCGCCGAAACCGGCCGCCGCCGTGTGCTTGAAGCGCAGCGGCCGCCGGAAGGTGATGCCGTGGCCCACGCCGCTTTGCTCCACGTCCGGCGCGACCACGTAGACCTCGGCGACGGCAGCGACGGCCAGCGCCAGCGCTTTGATGCCGGGCGAGAAGATGCCGTCGTCGTTGGCGATCAGCACGCGTTTGCGCGCAGTAGGGGAGGAAGTCATGGGCGTCAGGCTAGCGCGAAGAAGTCAGGGCGTGCCCGCGCTCAGCCCTCGTGCGCCGAGAGCGCCGCGCCGATCACGCCCGCGTCGCCGGCCAGCTGGGCGCGGCGAATCTCGACCGGGGCGAAGGCCGAGCCGTACTCCTGGGCCGCTTTGTTGACGTTCTCGAAAAAGTAGTCGCCCACCGCCGCCACCCCGCCGCCGATCACGAAGACTTCCGGGTCGAGCAGCTTCTGGATGTCGGCGATCGCCACCCCGATGTGCTTCATGGCCTGCTCGACCACCCGCCGGGCCTGCGGATTGCCGGTCTGGGCCAGCGCGAAGGCCTCGGCGGTGCTGACCTCGCGGTTGAGGGCGTAGCTGGCGTCGCGCGCGATGGCGGTGCCGCTGGCGACCGCTTCCAGGGCGCCGTCGAGGCCCGCGCCGCTGACCGGACCGCCGGGCAGCACCGTGACGTGGCCGAACTCGCCGGCCACCCCGTTGTGGCCGCGCCAGATGCGCCCGCCGATGACGATGCCGCTGCCGATGCCGGTGGAGACGGTGATGTAGACGCTGCTGCTGGTGCCGCGCGCCGCGCCCAGCCCCGCCTCGGCCAGCGCGGCGGCCTTGGCGTCGTTTTCGAGCACCACCGTCTGGCCCAGGCGCTCACGCAGCCCGGCCACCAGCGGCACGTCGGTAAAGCCGTAGATGTTCGGCGCGAACTTGACGCCCATTCGGTCGGCGGTCAGCGGCCCCGGCACGCCCACGCCCACCGCCACGGCGTCGGGGTGCTGAGCCTGAAGCAGCTGAATCTGGCTGGCGATGGCGTCGAGCACCGCCGGCCAGCCGGTTTCGGGGGTGGGCTGCACGTGGCGGTCGTGCAGCTCCTCGCCGCGCAGCACCCCGGTGGCGATCTTGGTGCCGCCCACGTCCACGCCGATGCTGACCCGCTGCGTTTGCTCTCTTTGAGGTTGCTGTGTGGTCACGTTGACTCCCAAGTCACGGCTCACGGGCGCCGGGGGGGCGGCCCGTCTCCGAAATGATCTGGGGCACAGTCTAGAGCATTTGGCAAAAATCGCTTCGGGCCGGAAAGGCGGCCCCGGCAGCCAGCCGCTAGACTGCCCGGTGCATGTCCGATCTCCTCGAGGGCTTCCAAACCGTTTTCTCCGGGCAGTATCCGGCGCTGCTCCTGAGCGGCCTGCTGCTGACCGTCTCGGTGAGCCTCTCGGCCCTGGTGGTCAGTGTGGTGATCGGCACCCTGCTGGGCCTGGCGCGCTTTTTTCGCTGGCCGCTGCTGGGCGGCGTCGGCGACGCCTACGTCACGGTGGTGCGCGGCATTCCGCTGATCGTGCTGCTGAGCGTGGTGTATTACGGCTTGCCCACCCTGGGCCTCACCCTGGCGAGTTTTCCGGCGGCGGTGCTGTCGCTGGGCCTGTACTCCTCGGCCTACACCTCCGAGATCGTGCGCGGCGGCCTGAGCAGCGTGCCCGCCGGCCAGATCGAAGCGGCCCGCAGCCTGGGCCTGCGCCGGGGCCAGGCGGTGCGGCACGTGGTGCTGCCGCAGGCCTGGCGGGTGGCGCTGCCCGCGCTGGGCAACGAACTGATCTCCTTGATTCTGGGCAGCAGTCTGGCGAGCGCCGTGACTTTGCAGGAACTGTTCGCGCAGGGGCGCTACATCACCAACGCCACCTACCGCCAGTTCGAGGTCTACGCGGTGCTGGCGGTGATTTATTTCCTGCTGACCTTTCTGCTCACCCGCGCGGTGCGCTGGCTGGAAATCCGCTTCTCGCGCGGTCAGGCGCTCCCACCCCGGCGGGTGATCTGAGAGGGCGCGCCCGCGTGAAACCTAGAATGCAGCGCAGGAGGCGACATGGCGAAGGTCTGGGAGTACCTCTTTCTCAACGGTGAATTCGCGCCGCGCGCCCATATCCTGGCTGGGCTGACCCTGGCGCAGGTCGGCGCCCGGCCGGCCGGAGCGCCCCACAGCATCTATGAGGAGCTGTGGCACACCGAGATGTGGCAGCGCATCGTTCTGGAGCGCGACGCTGCGGCCACCCGACTGTGGGAGGATGACGTGCTCTTTCCGCCTCAGGCGGCGCCCCCGGACCTGCCGAGCTGGCAGGAACTGGTCGGTGCGTTTCTGGCTTCTTCGGAACGCGCTGTCGAACTGAGCCAGGACGAGGCCTGGCTGGACACCCCGCAGGGCGCCGACAATCCAGGCTTCACCTGGAGAGATGCTTTGAGTCAGCTCGCGGTGCACAACGCCTATCACCTGGGCAGGATCGTTCTGCTGCGGCAACTGCTGGGGTGCTGGAGCCCGTTTCCCAAGCCGCCGCTTGCGGACGATGTCGACCCTTAAGCTGGGTAGATGACTGCTCCCGCGCCGCGACCTGTCCGCCCCTTTCTCGCCGGCTTTAGGGCCATCCTGCCGCTGTGGCTGGGCGTGGCGCCGTTTGCCGCCGCCTACGCGGTCACGGCCCGCGCCGCTGGGCTGAGCGTCTGGGAAACGCAGTGGATGAGCCTGAGCGTCTTTGCCGGCAGTTCCCAGCTCGCCGCCGCCGGCCTCTTCGGGCAGGCCGCCGCGCCGCTGGGCATTATCGCCACCACGGCGGTGCTCAATGTGCGCCACGTGCTCTATGGCCTGAGTCTGGCCCAGCGCCTGCCGCTCGGCTGGCCCCAGCGCCTGCTGGCCGCCCAGTTTCTCACCGACGAGGCTTACGGGGTGGCCCTCAATGCGCCGGCGCTGAGCTTCGGGTACCTGCTGGGCGCCGAACTCAGCCTGTACGCGGTCTGGAACCTCTTCACGCTGCTGGGCGCCTTGCTCGGCTCCCTGGTGCCGGACCCGCAGGCGCTGGGGGTGGGCATCATCTTTCCGCTGGCCTACCTGGGCCTGCTGATTCCGCAGCTGCGGGCCATGGGCAGCGACGGGCGCGTCGCAGCGGCGGTGGTGCTGATCTCGGCGCTGCTGGCCTGGATGTTGCCGAAGCTGCTGCCCGGCGGGCTGGTAGTGCTGCTCACCGGGGTGCTGGGCGCGCTGGCCGGCGCCTGGCTGAGCACCCGCTGGGTGGCGCGGCCATGAGTACCCTGCTGACCTTGCTGGGCATGTGGGCCGTGACCTACGCGGCCCGGCTGATCGGGCTGGGTCTGGGCGGGGTGCGGCTGCCACCCTTCTGGCTGGCCTTCCTGCGCTTTGTGCCGATCAGCGTGTTCGTGGCGCTGATCGTGCCGGGCATCAGCACCAGCCAGGACTGGCCGCAGCAGGTGCTGGCCTGCGCGGTGGGGGCCGCGCTGCTCTGGCGCACCCGGGCGCTGATCTGGGGCATCCTGGGCGGCTTCGCGGTGTACTGGTTGCTGCGGCAGATATGGTAAGTAGATGAGTCCCAGCTGAGCCGTCGGTAAACGCCCTGGAACCGGGTGGTGGCCCACAATGAAGATGTGACTGCCGCGCTCCCCGATGACTTGTCCGTGTCCTGGCGCGGTCTGGAAGCCCGTGTGCCGCTTGACGACCTGCCCGCCTTCCACCGGGCTTTCCTGAGCTGGCGCGGCGTGGCCGGGGCAGAGGAGATGCCGCTGCGCCGGGTGCAGCAGCGGGTGGAGGCCGAACTCAACAGGTGGGTGCAGTCGGGCGAGGCCGCGCGGGAAGGCGAGGACCTCCGGGTGCGCCGCGCCGCGCTGAATGGTTTCGAGGCGGCCCGTCCCTGGCTGGACGGCGCCGCACCGGGCGCGCACCCCGACTGAAATGCGCCGGCTGGTGTGGCCCACCCGCTTCGCGCCCTGGCTGGCCTTGCCGGGGCGCCCGGCTGCCTGGAGCGGAGCGCTGACCTTCCCCGGTCGGCCGAGGCTGTGGCCACCGCTGGC encodes the following:
- a CDS encoding SAM-dependent methyltransferase, translating into MSLSLQNAADRRSPPQALFTTRRLLTLLFGPAVQRQFHVRYWDGTLEGPPRPTPATLVLKVPQALRRMLLPPSDLALGEAYIFGDFDVEGNLEHLLAQAVSLGDKLLNPLVAAQVFALLLGLPGEPRPAPRPAFESRNPAHTKDRDASAIRYHYDVGNDFYATWLDEKMVYSCAYFATGEETLEEAQTIKLDRICRKLRLKEGEHLLDIGCGWGGLAIYAAKNYGVRVTGITLSPAQAEVARARAEAAGVGDKVSIEIRDYRDLEPTTRYDKVASVGMFEHVGLAKMPQYFAQIYRLLKPGGLVLNHGIVKEITPAFVHWGFGLLERYLNSRSFIQNYVFPDGELSRLSEVNLRAEHAGFEIRDAENMREHYALTLREWVRRLETHHQELLDRGLVDEVTYRIWRLYMSGSAQSFAAGRIGVVQTLLAKPWPGGEAGLPLNRRDIELERA
- a CDS encoding ArsC/Spx/MgsR family protein, yielding MPEVTVQMFGLKKSAATRAAERFFKERRVKVHFVDLASKPISKGELARFQQKFGPDGVLDKAGKAYEESGLPYLRLSEEGFLSKLAEFPAALKLPLVRGGKVLAVGEDPESWRKMLESEPD
- a CDS encoding S53 family peptidase, with amino-acid sequence MADDQTETAPPPQPLGGSVRTLPQNARPLGPTPPESELDVTLRLRGPQMQPRLQAAPMSREAFARQYGASESDIARVEQFAHDHELSVVEVSAARRSVILRGTAAQLQGAFGVSLTLYGAGSVTFRGRSGPVNLPPELQGVVEGVFGLDNRPQAHPQFRLAAPVGQPGVAFPHAASSSFTPPELAELYGFPAGDGAGQTIAILELGGGYRKADLKAYFAGLGLPTPRVTAVSVDGGRNAPSHDPGSADGEVMLDIEVAGAIAPGAHIAVYFAPNTDAGFLNALTTAVHDARRKPSIVSISWGAAEPQWTLQAMQAMNSAFQEAAMLGVTVLCAAGDDGSGDRVGDGLAHADFPASSPWATACGGTRLEAAAGQITREVVWNEPGHGATGGGVSEVFGLPDYQQGAGVPPSVNPGHPVGRGVPDISAVADPLTGYQVRVDGQNMVIGGTSAVSPLWAGLVARLNARLGRPLGFLNPLLYLNTPVRDIVDGNNGAYAAGQGWDACTGLGSPDGAKLAALDGTVR
- a CDS encoding 2,3-bisphosphoglycerate-independent phosphoglycerate mutase → MIDTIRELAKKTDEKILMVVLDGVGGLPMALGGDTELATAKTPNLDALAAESQLGLVELVGAGITPGSGPGHLSLFGYDPIKFVVGRGALSAVGIGVKLNAGDVAVRGNFATLEGDRIIKDRRAGRPSDEKNAEIVKKLRAGIQSIDGIPVEIYTESEHRFVVVFRAQGTPLGANLSDVDPQATGVQPMTAEAHDEASQTTAQLVNRFVQQAEALLKDETQVNGVLFRGYSDVPHFPSFDDIYQLNAACIASYPMYKGLASLVGMDVLEVEGEEDALSGKVEALKQAWGEYDFFYFHIKKTDSTGEDGDFKAKVKKVELFDALLPELLALEPDVLCIVGDHSTPSKLATHSWHPVPLLIRSPYGRKDLAQRYTEDEALRGSLGLRKGTDIMPLLMANALKLQKYGA
- the surE gene encoding 5'/3'-nucleotidase SurE, which translates into the protein MTSSPTARKRVLIANDDGIFSPGIKALALAVAAVAEVYVVAPDVEQSGVGHGITFRRPLRFKHTAAAGFGDIPAYRVDGTPADCVVLGVNLLGRPDMVVSGINLGANMGDDLTHSGTVAAAIEGVSLGLPAIALSQISAGGEYDFAPGAEYAAKLVAQVLEHGLPPRTFLNVNIPPQIKGACVTRLSDHRYEDTLITRHDPEGREYHWVSGKPRAEYASDTDFGAVEDGYVSVTPIRLDLTARDLIGAVSAYLPGV